One region of Mucilaginibacter gotjawali genomic DNA includes:
- the mce gene encoding methylmalonyl-CoA epimerase, with product MNKIEHIGIAVNDLTASGSLYEKLLNTTIYKTEDVPSEYVKTAFLHSGPNKIELLEASDENSPIAKFLTKKGEGIHHIAFEVDDIKAEMARLKSEGFVLLNEEPKRGADNKLVCFVHPKSAGGVLVELCQEIAFNSR from the coding sequence ATGAACAAGATAGAGCACATCGGCATTGCGGTGAACGATTTAACCGCGTCGGGCAGTTTGTATGAAAAATTATTGAATACAACTATCTATAAAACAGAGGATGTGCCATCTGAATATGTTAAAACAGCCTTTTTACACAGCGGGCCCAATAAAATAGAGTTGCTGGAGGCTTCGGATGAGAACAGCCCGATCGCCAAATTCCTAACCAAAAAAGGGGAGGGGATCCATCATATTGCTTTTGAGGTAGACGATATAAAGGCCGAAATGGCCCGGTTGAAAAGCGAGGGTTTTGTTTTGTTAAATGAGGAGCCCAAACGCGGCGCGGATAACAAATTAGTTTGTTTTGTGCATCCGAAGAGTGCGGGTGGGGTTTTGGTGGAATTGTGCCAGGAGATTGCTTTTAATAGTCGCTGA
- a CDS encoding alpha-amylase family glycosyl hydrolase: MKKFSRFLFSAALFCCVIPIAAVAQSENSYPPQYGKPYRDMPDSRDVMLYQVNTRSFSKDGKLSAVTARLDSIKALGVNMIYLMPIYPVGVLKSTNSPYATRDYNEVGKEFGTLDDLRALVDGAHQRKIAVMLDIVANHTSWDNPWIANKGWYEQDSTGKIKYPQNWYDVAQLNFKNSDMRLALIHAMKSWVFKANIDGFRCDYADGPPADFWKQALDTLNNIKTHKLLFLAEGSRASNYSVGFDYNFGFNFFGHMKAIFERNRSVKTIDTVNKRDYEGAADGQAMVRYLTNHDVNSSDGTPLDLFGGKKGSMAAFVVVAYMKGIPMVYNGQEIATPYRLVFPFTGTKIDWSLGAANQDVTAEYKRIIAFRNKSEAIRRGILNSYSSDDVCVFTKESGSQKVLVLSNLRNKAVTYTVPAGLLNTLWKDAFNGKKTTVAAEVSLAPYQYMVLKN, from the coding sequence ATGAAAAAGTTCAGTCGTTTTTTATTTAGCGCAGCGTTATTTTGCTGCGTCATTCCGATAGCTGCGGTAGCACAATCTGAAAATTCCTATCCACCGCAATATGGTAAACCTTACAGGGATATGCCAGACAGTCGCGATGTTATGTTATACCAGGTAAATACCCGCTCGTTTAGTAAAGATGGTAAATTAAGTGCCGTAACCGCGCGTTTGGATTCCATTAAGGCGCTGGGAGTTAATATGATCTATTTAATGCCGATCTACCCGGTTGGTGTGCTTAAATCCACAAATTCACCTTATGCTACACGGGACTATAATGAGGTGGGTAAGGAGTTTGGCACGCTGGACGATCTGCGCGCACTGGTAGATGGCGCCCATCAACGAAAAATAGCCGTAATGCTGGATATTGTTGCGAATCATACCTCATGGGATAATCCATGGATAGCTAACAAAGGGTGGTATGAGCAGGATTCAACCGGTAAAATTAAATATCCCCAAAACTGGTATGACGTTGCCCAGCTGAATTTTAAAAACAGCGATATGCGGCTTGCGCTGATCCATGCCATGAAATCATGGGTATTTAAAGCCAATATCGATGGTTTCCGCTGTGATTACGCTGACGGCCCGCCCGCCGACTTTTGGAAACAGGCATTGGATACCCTGAACAATATCAAGACACACAAGTTGTTGTTTTTAGCAGAAGGAAGCCGCGCATCAAATTATTCAGTTGGATTTGATTACAATTTTGGCTTCAACTTTTTTGGACACATGAAAGCCATCTTCGAAAGAAACAGGTCTGTTAAAACAATAGACACGGTTAATAAAAGGGATTATGAAGGCGCTGCAGACGGGCAGGCCATGGTAAGGTATTTAACTAATCATGATGTAAATAGTTCGGACGGTACGCCACTTGATCTTTTTGGAGGCAAAAAGGGATCAATGGCTGCGTTTGTAGTGGTGGCCTATATGAAAGGGATCCCGATGGTTTATAATGGCCAGGAAATTGCCACTCCATACCGGCTGGTCTTCCCGTTTACCGGCACCAAAATAGATTGGAGCCTGGGCGCTGCCAACCAGGATGTAACTGCCGAATATAAGAGAATTATTGCTTTCCGGAATAAAAGCGAGGCCATCCGGCGCGGAATATTAAACTCGTACAGTAGCGACGATGTTTGCGTTTTTACCAAAGAATCAGGATCCCAAAAGGTATTGGTGCTGTCTAACTTACGCAATAAAGCGGTTACCTATACGGTACCGGCGGGTTTGCTTAATACATTATGGAAGGACGCTTTTAATGGTAAAAAAACAACTGTAGCAGCCGAAGTTAGCCTTGCGCCATATCAGTACATGGTGTTGAAAAATTAA
- a CDS encoding HesB/IscA family protein, whose translation MVTVTDKAKSKIDHLMQDAGLDGSYFLRVSVKGGGCSGLSYNLDFDNEIKKGDQFFEDRGVKFALDMKSFLYLAGTELDFSDGLNGKGFNFHNPNASRTCGCGESFSV comes from the coding sequence ATGGTAACTGTAACAGATAAAGCAAAAAGCAAAATAGACCACCTGATGCAGGATGCGGGGCTTGATGGCTCCTATTTCCTGAGGGTTTCTGTTAAGGGAGGTGGTTGTTCGGGCTTATCGTATAATCTCGATTTTGATAACGAGATAAAAAAAGGCGATCAGTTTTTTGAGGACCGCGGCGTTAAATTTGCCCTCGATATGAAATCATTCCTTTACCTGGCCGGCACCGAACTTGATTTTTCGGACGGGCTTAATGGTAAAGGTTTTAATTTCCATAACCCTAACGCCAGCCGTACCTGCGGCTGCGGCGAGAGTTTTTCGGTGTAA
- the iscU gene encoding Fe-S cluster assembly scaffold IscU, with amino-acid sequence MAYSDKVIDHYTNPRNVGTLDKSSHKVGTGLVGAPECGDVMRLQIEVGEDNVITDAKFKTFGCGSAIASSSLATEWLKGKSIDDAMKIDNMDIVEELALPPVKIHCSVLAEDAIKAAINDFRVKNGMAPIESEKVHH; translated from the coding sequence ATGGCATATTCAGATAAAGTAATCGATCACTACACCAATCCGCGCAACGTGGGCACTTTGGATAAAAGCAGCCACAAAGTTGGTACCGGCCTGGTGGGTGCACCTGAGTGCGGCGACGTGATGCGCCTGCAAATTGAGGTAGGTGAAGACAATGTAATCACCGATGCTAAATTTAAAACATTTGGCTGCGGATCAGCAATCGCTTCGTCATCATTAGCAACAGAATGGCTGAAAGGCAAAAGCATCGATGATGCCATGAAGATTGACAACATGGATATTGTTGAAGAACTGGCCCTGCCGCCGGTAAAAATACATTGCTCGGTATTAGCCGAGGATGCAATTAAAGCCGCCATCAATGATTTCCGCGTAAAAAACGGCATGGCGCCAATTGAATCAGAAAAAGTACACCACTAA